A stretch of DNA from Natrinema halophilum:
ATTCCCTGCTATCGATACATCTGTTTACGGTTTCTGACAGGTTTCCCGTATCCAGATCCCCATCGTTCTCGGATCGACCGAATCGGTGTTGCATCACTGTGTCACACACACACACCCAACAGGATCGAGGATCACTTTTCCTCCTCGTATGCGGGGGAATTTATATGGATATCGTCAATACATAATATAAACTATATCAAACTAGAGTCTTGTTTACAGCTGCTGATCACGGACGGTTGGAGAGCGACGGAAGCGGTCAACCGTCGGCGCAAGACGACCGACCGTCTATCGGAATGAAACGACCGACCGTCTATCGGAATGAAACGACCGATCGTCTATCGGAATGAAACGACCGACCGTCTATCGGAATGAAACGACCGACCGTCTACCGAACCATCACGACTTATCGGCTGACAGAGCGAGACGACTGTTACGATCCATCGCGACGATCGAAGTCGTCCGATCAGTTCCTACTCACCGTCGACCAGCAGCGTGTTCACCGCATCGGGGATTACGAGCACCTCGGTGCCATCCTCGAGCGCGTCCGCGACGTCGCATTCGGCGTGCATCAAGCAGTCTTCGACGACGTCGGGCGCGTCGCTGTTGGTGACGAATAGGTCGTGGTCCCGGAGGACTCGAGCGACGACGAACGCACGCTGCGCACCGGGTTCGTACCCTTCGCGCATCGTTTCGTATAGCGCGTCCGCATCGGTCGCCTCGCGCAGATGGCGATAGAATCGCCGTTCGCCGGTTCCCTCGCCAGCACCTTCGGGAAGTTCCGCGGGGACGACGAGTCGACCGCCTTCGCACAACGGATTTCGGTCGCCGAGTGCAACGTACGTTGCTCCGCGCGTCGCCTGATAGAGGTTCGCATCCTTGGGGGCGCCGACGCCACAGATCACGGCATCGAACTCGTGGTCGATCGGCACTGACAGTGCCGAGCGAGCAATCGACGCGAGTTCGCTGACGACGCGGCGATCGTCTCCGGCTCGGACACCGAGGACGCCAACTGGGCCGTGGGTCAGGTTCAGGGAAAAGTCGACGCCCGCACGGTCGCCGGCCCGATCAACTGTTTCGCGGAACGGATTCCCATCGATCCGGCCCAGGCGGACTCCCTCGCGGGCGAGCATGTCCGGACCGTGAGTGTAGCGGATGATCGATTCACTTCCCGCTCCGATGACGACAGTTTTCGCGCCACCGCTGAAGCCTGCGTACTGGTGCGGTTCGACGACGCCCGTCGAGAGGACGGCATCTGCGGTCGCAACCGGTTCACCGATTTCGACGGGAACTCCCTCCCCGACCGTTCCGACTTCGACGACCGAGTCGGGATCGTGATTGACCGCCAGGTCGGCGTGCTGACCGAGCATCGTCTCGATCTCGTCGTCGGTCATCGGCCGATGAAGGCCGAGTCCGACAACGACCGTCACCTGCTCTCTGTCGACCCCGATTTCCGCGAGGTTCTCGAGCAGGACATCCAGCAATACGTCATCCGGTACGTTGCGCGTCATGTCGGTGACGACGATCGCGATGTCGCCGTCCGAGTCGATTCGCTCTGCAAGCGGCGAGCCGAGCGGGTTCTCGAGCGCACGTTCGGCGGCTACGCGAACATCGACACCCTCTCCACCCGGCGGTTCGGCTACCGTTACGTCGCAGTTGGGCAAGCGGACGTCGATCGTGCCCTGTCCGAGCGGAATTTCCATATTCGTCGTTTGATCTGCAACCGTGAAAAGTACCGCTGAGTCTCGAGTGACTTGCGATCGGAAGTGACCGACGGTGCAAGCGAAAGCGGACGGGTAACCTACGAGCCCGGCGGCTGGAACGCATCGAGATCGAGGCGGCCGACTGCGGCCGGAGCGAAGGAGATTCCGGCGAGCAGGACGGCATAGAGGACGATGAGAAGCGGTTCGACCCGTCCGACTACCGATTCGAGTCCCCGGATGGCGGTTACGAACCTGCCCGATCCCAACGAGAAGTACTCCTTCGAATCGGGACCGCAATTCCGGCAGGGCCCCCAAGCCGCCGCGAAAAGTCCGCCGGCCGAGCCGCCGAGGCCGAGCAGCGCGGCTTCGGTGGCACCGACGACGAAGACGGCGGGTATCGAGAGGATGAACACAATCGAGAACCTGGTCGTCGGATCGCCGCCTGTGAGTCGGTTCATGGCGACTGCAAAGTGTGTTCCGAGCGCCTCACCGACGATCTACGTCCCCCACGTAATAAACCCCGAGAACGACCCGAAAGAGCGAGACGGCACCGACGAGTGTAACGGCTCCGACAACGGCCTGCCAATCTCCCAGACGGACGTCTGCCGAGACGAGGCCGCCGGAGACGACGGCGGCCGCAAACGAATGCCCGCCCGGAAACCCGTCTCCTTCGCGTTCCCCCGAGTTCGGTGATGCCTACGACGAATTCGGCGTTTTCAGCCGGGACGAGGTTTCGGAAGACCCTACTTTTCTCCTCGAGTCGCATGCTGGTTCCAGCGTGTGTTCGTCCCGAACGTAAACGATCGTTCTGACACATCGGTTTCTAATGATCGGCGGGCAAAACTGTGGGTTTCACAGATATGTACTGGCGTTTCCGCTGACTAGCTTCGGGTCAGCATCTGTCAGCATTTCTCGAGAACTGTCAGCCCATCAGTTGCATGTTCAATAGCCGTCGGCGATCACCAATGCCAGTGATTTCCAAAGGACTTTGGGACAAAGGTAACGAATCAACCGCCACTAGTGTAACGAGTTGCAATGACAGAACGGCGACGGGACGATCAATCAACGTCCGTCAGAGAAATCGAGTTTAATGTTTCTAACGCATCATATCCATTCGTAGCCGTCTCTGAGAAGGCCAACTGCCGAATCGAACTGGTAGAGATGTTGCCCAACGACAGTGGACAGTATGTCGAGTTTTTTACCGTCGCCGATGCTGATCCGTCGCAGATTCTCGACTACACAGACCCTTACGACACCGACATCCGACTTCTCAGCGAACGTTCGAACGGTGGTCTCTTCGAGTTCCACGTCTCCGCAGCGTGTCCCGTAATCACGCTCGCCGAACTCGGAGCGCTTCCCCGGATCGTTCGGGCTGACGACGGTTCCGGACGCATCGTCGCCGGAGTCCCACCACGACGCGACGAGGTCGCGATCGTCGACGAATTCCTCGCGGAAAATCCAAATGCCGAACTCGCGGCGAAACGCGAGAAAGACAACCTGGAGCCGTTGTTCAGTCAGACGGCGTTCCGCCAGGAACTCTATGCCGCACTCACCGAGCGACAACACGAAGTACTCAAGTCCGCATTCGAGGCCGGATACTACGACTGGCCCCGCAAGTGTTCGGGAGAAGACGTCGCAGCCGAACTCGGAATTACGTCGCCGACGTTCTCCCAGCACATTCACGCCGCCGAACGCAAACTCCTCACGCTGCTGTTCGAGGAACCGCAGGCTGACTTCTCCCACGACTGAAGCCGCAGGCGTTCGCGCTGTTTTCGCTGTCACTTGTATTCAGACGAGTGACAGCCTCTCCAGCGAAACCGCTGGGGTCGTTCGAGAGAGAAGATCGTTCGATCGGCTTTCCTCCCGCAGGTGAGAGTAATTCGAAGTCGGTTTCGTCGCCGTCGAGGTCGCCCGACTCAGTTTCACTCGAGTCGTTTGATGTCGATTCGGCCCTCTGCATCCACGGTAACGTCACAGTGTTCGAACCGAAACGAGAGCATTCGCGGTCGAGCGCTTGCCTTCCCGTGGGTCAGAAAACGGTCTAACGCGTCGGGATCGATAGCCTCGTACAGCGGTTGGATGGCCGTCACGTCCCTCCCTGTAACGTCCGCGACCGCACGAACGACTGCCGACGAGGGGCTATCGGTCGAGTTCCAATCGCAGTGGACAGTGTAGAATCCGCCTGCGGAATCGTCGTCACGCGAGTTCGTCGTCGAAGATGAATCGTTCCCTGTCATCGAACACACCTCGGTATAATCAACTGTTACGAGTGAGCGGCATAACTTCACTACCTACATCTCGTGGCTGCAGTTCCGAACGGGACCGACGACGGGTCGCAATCAGATGACGGACGAAGCGCCGATGTTGACCGGGACGATTTCCGATACCGTCCGGCTGCGATCGTTGCAGATCGTCGACAAAACGGTGAGAAGACGGGCGGGCGAGTTTCGATCGCCGGGTGGCTTGCGGAAATTCGCTCACGGATCGGGGTCGAAGATTTCGGGTTTGGGATCGCCCTGCACGTCGACGACGCCGAGTGCTCCGCGGTGGACGACTCGCGAGAGCGCGTGGTCGACGATTTTGACCGGTCCGGGGACGGGGAGTTCCATCACGCCGGCGGTGGTGGTTCCGGGTGCGACGGGCGTCGTTTCGACGTTGTTCGCGGGGTCGGACAGCAGGTCACCGTCGCGGTAGAGGTCGCTCCAGACGTTGCCGATGGGGTGGAGCGAACTCAGCAGGTTCGGGCCGCCGTTGGCGAAGTAGACCCGGGCAGTTTCGCCCGTGTTGGCCTGCATGGGACCGGCCGCGTCTTCCGTAAAGCCGTAGGCCTGGCCGTTGAAGACGACGTAGGTCGGTTGTTCGCGTTTCATCGCCTCGTAGTCGAAGCCGTGGTGGCCGTCTTCGCCGACCTCGCCGGTGGTGTAGATCTCGTGCTGGCCGAGGTAGAACTCGTTGTCGACCTCGGGGAGGCCGTCTTCGGGCTCGACCAGGATCGAGCCGAACATCCCGCTACTGATGTGCATGTCCATGTTCGGGATCGCACAGTGGTAGATGAACACGCCGGGGTACTCCGCGCGGAACTGGATCTGGGTTGGATCGTCGTCGGGGGCGATCGTCGTCGCGTCGGCACCGCCACCCGGCCCGTAGACCGCGTGGAAGTCCATGTTGTGCATCGCCGCGTTCAACTCCTCGGGGACGTCGAAGGTGAGGTTGACCGTGTCACCCCGACGGACCCGGAGCATCGGCCCCGGAACCTGTCCCTCGAAGGTCATGTAGTCGAAGGTGACGCCGGGTTCGATCTCGGCGGTCACCTTCTCGGTCCGAATCGTGACGTCGTGCGTGCGGGGCTGGGTCCAGTCGACCGGTGCCGGGATGTCGGTCGGATCGCGTGCGATCTGGTCGACGTCGACCGACTTCGCCGCCGGCAGACCCTCCTCCTCCGCCGGCTCGTTGCTATCTGGGCTGTTCTCCTGTGGATCGCTACCGAGACAGCCGGCCACCGCGAGCGCACCAGTCGCCCCGATCGCCTGCAGTACGTGCCGTCGGTTGGATTGGGTCGAAGTCATCGTTTTTCTCCTCACTTACTCGTAGGGAGGACCTACGTTCAGTCGTATCGACGATTCCCGACCTATGGTAACTGAGTTGACCATTCCCGCTATATCGTGGGCATTTATATACCTATTTTCGATCGACAGTCGGTATCGACGACAGTAGACCGCTCACGGGCCGGGTAACGGATAGGACATGCAGTTCGAGGCCGTCGGCTGACCCACCGTCCCATCAGGCCGACCTCGGTAACAGGTATGCCCCACCACCGCGGTCACGACGAACCTGATCGTCAGAACGAACACGGAAGCGAGCAAACGATGGGGTAATGGAGCCACGTGATCTTCGCGAAACGATGCCCGCTCTCGAATCGAGCGTCTATTGCAACTGGGGTGCCGGCGGGCCGAGCCCGCGTCGCGTCGTCGAGGCGGCCGAATCGGCGCTCGAACACCACGAGTACGAAGCACCTGCGGCCGACGGCATGTATCCCGCAGCATTCGACGCGTACGACGAGTCGCGGGCGGCTATCGCCAGCTTGCTCGGTGCATCGCCGAGCGAGATCGCGCTCACCCAGAGCACGACTGACGGGATCAATCGGGTCGCAGGCGCGTTCGACTGGACCGAAGACGACGTCGTCGTTCGGACCGATCTGGAGCATTCGGCGGGCGTCCTGCCATGGCAACGCCTCGAACGCGAATACGGGGTCGACGTCCGGGTACTCGAGACCGAAAACGGCCGACTCGACCTCGACGAGGTGACCGCGATCGCCGGGGAAGCGACGCTGTTCTGTGTGAGTTCGCTGACGTGGACGCACGGCACCCAGTTACCGATCGCCGAAATCGTCGACGTCGCCCACGATGCCAACGCGTTGGTTCTGG
This window harbors:
- a CDS encoding lactate racemase domain-containing protein yields the protein MEIPLGQGTIDVRLPNCDVTVAEPPGGEGVDVRVAAERALENPLGSPLAERIDSDGDIAIVVTDMTRNVPDDVLLDVLLENLAEIGVDREQVTVVVGLGLHRPMTDDEIETMLGQHADLAVNHDPDSVVEVGTVGEGVPVEIGEPVATADAVLSTGVVEPHQYAGFSGGAKTVVIGAGSESIIRYTHGPDMLAREGVRLGRIDGNPFRETVDRAGDRAGVDFSLNLTHGPVGVLGVRAGDDRRVVSELASIARSALSVPIDHEFDAVICGVGAPKDANLYQATRGATYVALGDRNPLCEGGRLVVPAELPEGAGEGTGERRFYRHLREATDADALYETMREGYEPGAQRAFVVARVLRDHDLFVTNSDAPDVVEDCLMHAECDVADALEDGTEVLVIPDAVNTLLVDGE
- a CDS encoding bacterio-opsin activator domain-containing protein; the protein is MTERRRDDQSTSVREIEFNVSNASYPFVAVSEKANCRIELVEMLPNDSGQYVEFFTVADADPSQILDYTDPYDTDIRLLSERSNGGLFEFHVSAACPVITLAELGALPRIVRADDGSGRIVAGVPPRRDEVAIVDEFLAENPNAELAAKREKDNLEPLFSQTAFRQELYAALTERQHEVLKSAFEAGYYDWPRKCSGEDVAAELGITSPTFSQHIHAAERKLLTLLFEEPQADFSHD
- a CDS encoding HalOD1 output domain-containing protein translates to MTGNDSSSTTNSRDDDSAGGFYTVHCDWNSTDSPSSAVVRAVADVTGRDVTAIQPLYEAIDPDALDRFLTHGKASARPRMLSFRFEHCDVTVDAEGRIDIKRLE
- the nirK gene encoding copper-containing nitrite reductase — its product is MTSTQSNRRHVLQAIGATGALAVAGCLGSDPQENSPDSNEPAEEEGLPAAKSVDVDQIARDPTDIPAPVDWTQPRTHDVTIRTEKVTAEIEPGVTFDYMTFEGQVPGPMLRVRRGDTVNLTFDVPEELNAAMHNMDFHAVYGPGGGADATTIAPDDDPTQIQFRAEYPGVFIYHCAIPNMDMHISSGMFGSILVEPEDGLPEVDNEFYLGQHEIYTTGEVGEDGHHGFDYEAMKREQPTYVVFNGQAYGFTEDAAGPMQANTGETARVYFANGGPNLLSSLHPIGNVWSDLYRDGDLLSDPANNVETTPVAPGTTTAGVMELPVPGPVKIVDHALSRVVHRGALGVVDVQGDPKPEIFDPDP